A stretch of Carya illinoinensis cultivar Pawnee chromosome 14, C.illinoinensisPawnee_v1, whole genome shotgun sequence DNA encodes these proteins:
- the LOC122295117 gene encoding transcription factor bHLH130-like encodes MEPDLQRNHHNLHDHQHQHHQSQTNSGLTRYRSAPGSYFSGIIDREFCEQFFNRSSSLETERIFDRFMSSGGTHDDASEVAAKESTQFMASMNNEAAGVVQQLKNYGSASQNFYQNPSRPPLPNQGLNPSLEGSCSMGMGRILPQMKTGGGGDNNSSLVRHNSLPAGSFSHINVENSYAAMRGMGSFGGSKGTSEESPFSTASRLKNYSSVPPSAAVGIMAPIPEIEDKNMAASNPDSGFPIGSWDDSDMISDLKRVTDDDIDADAMTLSNIDVSETQNMEYRNRPRSGLARHLSLPKTAAEMAAIEKFVQFQDSVPCKIRAKRGFATHPRSIAERVRRTKISERMRKLQDLVPNMDKQTNTADMLDFAVEHIKDLQNQVQKLSENRAKCTCSSNK; translated from the exons ATGGAGCCAGATCTTCAAAGAAACCATCATAATCTTCATGATCATCAACACCAACATCACCAGAGCCAGACGAACTCCGGCTTGACACGGTACCGTTCGGCCCCAGGCTCGTATTTCTCAGGAATCATTGACAGGGAATTTTGCGAGCAATTCTTCAACCGGTCTTCGAGCCTGGAGACAGAGCGAATCTTCGATCGGTTTATGAGCAGCGGTGGCACACATGACGACGCATCAGAAGTGGCGGCAAAAGAATCTACGCAGTTTATGGCATCAATGAACAACGAAGCGGCAGGGGTTGTTCAACAGCTGAAAAATTATGGTTCTGCTTCTCAGAATTTTTACCAGAACCCATCACGGCCGCCATTGCCGAATCAGGGCTTGAATCCGAGTTTGGAGGGGTCTTGTTCAATGGGAATGGGTCGAATATTGCCTCAGATGAAGacaggtggtggtggtgataaTAATTCAAGTCTTGTTCGGCATAATAGCTTGCCGGCCGGATCATTCTCCCACATCAATGTTGAGAATA GCTATGCTGCAATGAGAGGCATGGGAAGTTTCGGAGGCAGTAAGGGCACTAGTGAAGAGTCACCTTTTTCAACTGCTAGCAGGTTGAAGAATTACTCATCAGTGCCACCTTCTGCAGCAGTAGGGATAATGGCTCCAATCCCTGAAATTGAGGACAAAAATATGGCAGCAAGCAATCCAGACAGTGGTTTCCCGATTGGTTCTTGGGATGATTCTGATATGATTTCCGATCTCAAAAGAGTTACAGATGACGATATTGATGCTGATGCAATGACACTTTCTAATATAGATGTGTCAGAAACTCAG AACATGGAGTATAGGAATCGCCCACGCTCTGGTTTGGCTCGTCACCTGAGTTTGCCAAAAACTGCAGCAGAGATGGCTGCCATTGAAAAGTTCGTGCAGTTTCAAGATTCCGTACCTTGTAAGATTCGAGCTAAGCGTGGCTTTGCCACGCACCCACGAAGCATTGCCGAGAGg GTGAGAAGAACCAAAATCAGTGAAAGGATGAGGAAGCTACAAGATCTTGTCCCTAACATGGACAAG CAAACAAACACAGCAGACATGTTAGATTTTGCAGTTGAGCACATTAAAGACCTTCAAAATCAAGTCCAG AAACTTTCTGAAAACCGTGCAAAGTGTACGTGTTCTTCAAACAAGTAG
- the LOC122293810 gene encoding zinc finger BED domain-containing protein RICESLEEPER 2-like has translation MGDPVNDVDPVEEYENESSVGISLVEAISDNDRDTAQNSQAPNIVSTEGPFTEVQTVAYERKKRKRTPDIWKDFVEIDSNGVKQPQFESKEADGAFTVSNFTYDRNRVRKLASHMILYHEYPFSLMEHVRHVLNFCNVPPPHTGLLIADALEKCFQNWEIENKISSITVDNASSNDVAIWILKDDFRLKKTLSVNGQLFHVRCCAHITNLLVQYGLGEIRDIVDCVRDGIKYLVASESRLKQFSEIAKQLQLPSKKLILDMPTRWNSTYLMLDAAIQFKKVFPRYGDRDRCFEWVPTIEEWGQVENICQLLAIFNEVTNIVSGSDYPTANLFLSEVWRMNDILGKKSRDENEYVKSMAAKNIDHVSTVLLELYNEYVHEYNSTLEAQREQDNARMNVSGSSSSVGTRRNMQSGQSLFKSFLRSVDTVQLSKSELDNYLEEIIYICEEGSDASFDALEWWKTNSLKFRTLSKLARDILATPITTVSSESILSTRGRVIDTHRASLKTETVQMLLCGSDWVRALYGLKRSSTNSVVMVILFKFGNLLTSDMVNSDFLLAIYMFV, from the exons ATGGGTGATCCAGTGAATGATGTTGATCCGGTAGAGGAGTATGAAAATGAAAGCTCTGTTGGGATTAGCTTAGTAGAGGCCATATCTGATAATGATAGAGACACTGCCCAAAATTCTCAAGCCCCTAATATTGTGTCTACTGAGGGCCCTTTCACAGAAGTTCAAACAGTAgcctatgaaagaaaaaaaagaaagaggactcCTGATATTTGGAAGGATTTTGTTGAAATTGATAGCAATGGGGTTAAACAGCCTCAAT TTGAGTCTAAGGAGGCAGATGGTGCCTTCACTGTCTCAAACTTTACCTATGATCGTAATAGGGTCCGAAAGCTTGCCTCTCATATGATACTTTACCATGAATATCCATTCTCTTTAATGGAACATGTG AGGCATGTCTTGAATTTTTGTAATGTGCCACCTCCACATACTGGCCTTCTTATTGCTGATGCTTTAGAAAAGTGTTTCCAAAATTGGGagattgagaataaaattagttCAATTACTGTTGACAATGCTAGTTCTAATGATGTTGCCATTTGGATCTtgaaagatgattttagattgAAGAAAACATTGTCTGTAAATGGCCAACTGTTTCATGTACGTTGTTGTgcacatataacaaatttacTTGTACAGTATGGACTTGGGGAGATTAGGGATATTGTTGATTGTGTTAGAGATGGTATAAAATATCTGGTAGCATCAGAGAGTAGGCTAAAACAGTTTAGTGAAATTGCAAAACAGTTACAATTACCCTCAAAGAAACTGATTTTAGATATGCCTACAAGATGGAATAGCACTTATTTAATGTTGGATGCTGCAATTcagtttaaaaaagtttttcCTAGATATGGTGATAGAGATAGATGTTTTGAATGGGTTCCAACTATTGAAGAGTGGGGGCAAGTTGAAAATATTTGTCAACTATTagctattttcaatgaagtcacCAATATTGTATCTGGAAGTGATTACCCAACAGCAAACTTATTTCTTTCTGAAGTTTGGAGAATGAATGACATCTTAGGTAAGaagagtagagatgagaatgagtacGTGAAATCAATG GCTGCAAAGAATATTGATCATGTCTCTACTGTGTTGCTTGAGTTATATAATGAGTATGTTCATGAATACAATTCAACTCTTGAGGCACAAAGAGAGCAGGATAATGCTCGAATGAATGTATCTGGTTCTTCCTCAAGTGTTGGGACTAGGAGAAACATGCAGAGTGGCCagtcattatttaaatcttttcTTAGAAGTGTTGATACCGTGCAGCTTAGTAAATCAGAACTGGACAATTATTTAGAGGAGATCATTTATATTTGTGAAGAGGGTTCAGATGCAAGTTTTGATGCCTTggaatggtggaaaacaaatAGTCTCAAGTTTCGAACTTTGTCCAAACTGGCCCGAGATATTTTGGCTACTCCAATTACCACAGTTAGCTCAGAATCAATATTAAGCACAAGAGGCAGAGTCATTGATACTCATAGAGCTTCATTGAAGACTGAAACTGTCCAAATGTTGTTATGTGGGTCTGATTGGGTTAGAGCACTATATGGGCTTAAAAGATCATCCACAAATTCT GTTGTCATGGTGATTTTGTTCAAGTTTGGGAACTTGTTGACTTCTGATATGGTGAACTCTGATTTTTTG TTGGCCATCTATATGTTTGTCTGA
- the LOC122293330 gene encoding uncharacterized protein LOC122293330 isoform X1 — protein MEEDGHDLSFDVAALSPALVSLASFSSIPSPSQRRLSIGNFAQSSRPVPAPAPAPPKRMAWVSLQGRLVNAEEASSARAIGGNLSREEAAAWEFFSPIQRFLIVAVIGVAVAESKKNRIIWQLTKSVELRDQVLSSMQQKLDILCEEVNNVRDHSGALGEMAATKNAELPCNKAFGSDTIKFVDCGCWLCDQHRDIYNALSGSMKSSGGDGMLQYKLAFSNEAEPEERRMSDLSDWASSVTSSAEIQMNTLAVEQDIYNLKRDCEEKDATIKELSTLLHSSDVAGSKRITELEDIIRRKNMIITKLKKDMLVLEQKVVHFTRLRRSSFPAAESSSNCGQRPHMTDNLLYDMDSTTSPSSSDSDCSPVNRPHAPFAKIDEVFVKNSNSTFTTNQMSAPVKASGSFMRRTDQRLKSRSVSPLKEISTNSKPETISSQRSKQVAVGNSRKNKMRYLSGSKDATPQKRWI, from the exons ATGGAAGAAGACGGCCATGATCTCAGCTTCGACGTTGCGGCTTTATCTCCGGCTCTGGTCTCTCTCGCCTCGTTTTCTTCTATCCCCTCTCCATCCCAACGCCGGCTCTCCATCGGCAACTTCGCCCAGTCCAGCCGTCCCGTCCCCGCCCCAGCCCCCGCCCCGCCTAAAAGGATGGCCTGGGTGTCCCTCCAGGGGCGGCTCGTCAATGCTGAAGAAGCGAGCTCGGCTAGAGCCATCGGGGGCAACTTGAGTCGCGAAGAAGCCGCGGCTTGGGAGTTTTTCAGCCCCATTCAGAGGTTCCTTATTGTCGCCGTTATCGGTGTCGCCGTTGCCGAGTCCAAGAAAAACCGAATCATTTGGCAGCTCACAAAATCTGTGGAACTTAGG GATCAGGTGCTGTCAAGCATGCAACAGAAGCTTGATATTCTCTGCGAGGAGGTGAATAATGTTAGGGACCACTCAGGTGCTTTGGGCGAGATGGCAGCCACCAAAAATGCCGAATTGCCATGTAATAAAGCTTTTGGCTCTGATACGATTAAATTTGTTGATTGTGGTTGTTGGCTCTGTGATCAACATCGCGACATTTATAATGCATTGTCG GGTAGCATGAAATCTTCTGGTGGGGACGGGATGCTCCAATATAAATTGGCTTTCTCGAATGAAGCGGAACCAGAAGAACGCCGCATGTCTGATTTGTCAGATTGGGCTTCAAGTGTCACATCTTCTGCCGAAATTCAG ATGAACACCTTAGCTGTAGAACAGGACATTTACAACCTCAAGAGGGACTGTGAAGAGAAGGATGCCACCATAAAGGAGCTAAGCACGTTACTCCACTCATCTGATGTTGCTGGTTCCAAG AGGATTACAGAGTTGGAAGATATTATACGAAGGAAGAACATGATAATTACAAAACTTAAGAAGGACATGCTTGTCCTAGAGCAAAAG GTTGTGCACTTCACAAGGCTTCGGAGATCCTCCTTCCCTGCTGCAGAGTCGAGCTCAAACTGCGGGCAACGTCCACACATGACAGATAATCTCCTATATGACATGGATAGTACTACTAGTCCTTCATCTTCTGATTCAGACTGCTCCCCTGTGAACAGGCCACATGCTCCTTTCGCTAAAATTGATGAAGTTTTTGTGAAGAATAGCAACTCCACTTTTACAACAAACCAGATGTCAGCACCGGTAAAAGCCTCAGGTTCCTTTATGAGACGAACAGATCAGCGATTGAAATCTCGATCTGTAAGTCCTCTTAAAGAAATATCTACAAATTCAAAACCCGAAACAATTTCTTCTCAAAGGTCGAAGCAAGTAGCTGTTGGAAATTcacgaaaaaataaaatgcgaTATCTAAGTGGATCTAAGGATGCAACTCCCCAGAAGAGATGGATTTA A
- the LOC122293330 gene encoding uncharacterized protein LOC122293330 isoform X2 produces MEEDGHDLSFDVAALSPALVSLASFSSIPSPSQRRLSIGNFAQSSRPVPAPAPAPPKRMAWVSLQGRLVNAEEASSARAIGGNLSREEAAAWEFFSPIQRFLIVAVIGVAVAESKKNRIIWQLTKSVELRDQVLSSMQQKLDILCEEVNNVRDHSGALGEMAATKNAELPCNKAFGSDTIKFVDCGCWLCDQHRDIYNALSGSMKSSGGDGMLQYKLAFSNEAEPEERRMSDLSDWASSVTSSAEIQMNTLAVEQDIYNLKRDCEEKDATIKELSTLLHSSDVAGSKRITELEDIIRRKNMIITKLKKDMLVLEQKVVHFTRLRRSSFPAAESSSNCGQRPHMTDNLLYDMDSTTSPSSSDSDCSPVNRPHAPFAKIDEVFVKNSNSTFTTNQMSAPVKASGSFMRRTDQRLKSRSREI; encoded by the exons ATGGAAGAAGACGGCCATGATCTCAGCTTCGACGTTGCGGCTTTATCTCCGGCTCTGGTCTCTCTCGCCTCGTTTTCTTCTATCCCCTCTCCATCCCAACGCCGGCTCTCCATCGGCAACTTCGCCCAGTCCAGCCGTCCCGTCCCCGCCCCAGCCCCCGCCCCGCCTAAAAGGATGGCCTGGGTGTCCCTCCAGGGGCGGCTCGTCAATGCTGAAGAAGCGAGCTCGGCTAGAGCCATCGGGGGCAACTTGAGTCGCGAAGAAGCCGCGGCTTGGGAGTTTTTCAGCCCCATTCAGAGGTTCCTTATTGTCGCCGTTATCGGTGTCGCCGTTGCCGAGTCCAAGAAAAACCGAATCATTTGGCAGCTCACAAAATCTGTGGAACTTAGG GATCAGGTGCTGTCAAGCATGCAACAGAAGCTTGATATTCTCTGCGAGGAGGTGAATAATGTTAGGGACCACTCAGGTGCTTTGGGCGAGATGGCAGCCACCAAAAATGCCGAATTGCCATGTAATAAAGCTTTTGGCTCTGATACGATTAAATTTGTTGATTGTGGTTGTTGGCTCTGTGATCAACATCGCGACATTTATAATGCATTGTCG GGTAGCATGAAATCTTCTGGTGGGGACGGGATGCTCCAATATAAATTGGCTTTCTCGAATGAAGCGGAACCAGAAGAACGCCGCATGTCTGATTTGTCAGATTGGGCTTCAAGTGTCACATCTTCTGCCGAAATTCAG ATGAACACCTTAGCTGTAGAACAGGACATTTACAACCTCAAGAGGGACTGTGAAGAGAAGGATGCCACCATAAAGGAGCTAAGCACGTTACTCCACTCATCTGATGTTGCTGGTTCCAAG AGGATTACAGAGTTGGAAGATATTATACGAAGGAAGAACATGATAATTACAAAACTTAAGAAGGACATGCTTGTCCTAGAGCAAAAG GTTGTGCACTTCACAAGGCTTCGGAGATCCTCCTTCCCTGCTGCAGAGTCGAGCTCAAACTGCGGGCAACGTCCACACATGACAGATAATCTCCTATATGACATGGATAGTACTACTAGTCCTTCATCTTCTGATTCAGACTGCTCCCCTGTGAACAGGCCACATGCTCCTTTCGCTAAAATTGATGAAGTTTTTGTGAAGAATAGCAACTCCACTTTTACAACAAACCAGATGTCAGCACCGGTAAAAGCCTCAGGTTCCTTTATGAGACGAACAGATCAGCGATTGAAATCTCGATCT AGGGAGATATAG